CGTGATGCTGAAGGAGGTCTGCGTGGCCGCACCGGCCGACGCGCCGGCGACGAGAAGCGAAACGGCCGCAAGAGCGCCCATGCCCCACGGCAAGAAGGTCCGACGCCTGGCCACCCTCATGTCCTCTCCCTCCCCGCCCTGCACGTCCCCGCGGCCGGAGCCGTCTCCATACAAAAGAAGGGCAGCCCGCCTCGTTGCGGACGTACCCCGGATGCTCCAGCCCTCCACTCAGACCCTATTATGGCGCATAATCGTTGAAAAGTCAAATCGTCTCTCGTGGCACGGCCTTAGGCCAGCGGGCAAAAATGGGCCATAAACAGGCCTGGAGGCGGCGGCGGGATTCGAACCCGCGAATACCGGTTTTGCAAACCGGCGCCTTGGTCCGCTTGGCTACGCCGCCCTCGATTGAACCGAGACGGGCCAATTCTAGCCGACCGCCCGCCTGGGGTCAACCCTTCGCCGACCGTTCCAGCGCCTCCGGCAACCCTTCGACGAACCACCGAAGAGCGTCGCGGACCCGACGAAACACGGCCAGAACCTCTTCCTCTGTTCCTTGCGCCGCCGCCGGGTCCTCGAAACCCGCATGGAGGACCTGGGCCTTGCCCGGAAAGACCGGGCACGCGTCCCGCGCGCGGTCGCACACGGTCACGACATAGTCGAACTCCGTGTCAAGCAATTCATCAACATGCTTCGACCGCTGGCCTGAGATGTCCACGCCCTCCTCGGCCATGACGCGAACGGCCCGCGGATCCAGGCCGTGCGGATGGACGCCCGCGGAAAAGGCCTCCAGCCGGTCGCCCAGGAGACGCCGGGCCCAACCTTCGGCCATCTGGCTCCGGCAGGCGTTGCCCGTGCAGAGAAAGAGGACTTTCAGTTTCGGTTTTCCGGGCACCGTTCAGCCTTTCCCCGCGCCGTCGTCGAAAGGAAACGCCGGCCGCTGTCCGCCGGCCGGCGCCGAATCGTCTGTGGTGCGCTCGAGAGGATTCGAACCTCCACCCGGTTGAGCCGGACTAGGACCTGAACCTAGCGCGTCTGCCAGTTCCGCCACGAGCGCACAATGTTGTCAGCCACTCACCACCACCCTATACTAGCGGCGAAAGGGCCGCTGTCAAGGCATGGGCGGCCCGCCGACGGGAGTGGACGATGCAAACGGGGATCCTCG
This window of the Planctomycetota bacterium genome carries:
- a CDS encoding arsenate reductase ArsC → MPGKPKLKVLFLCTGNACRSQMAEGWARRLLGDRLEAFSAGVHPHGLDPRAVRVMAEEGVDISGQRSKHVDELLDTEFDYVVTVCDRARDACPVFPGKAQVLHAGFEDPAAAQGTEEEVLAVFRRVRDALRWFVEGLPEALERSAKG